The Vibrio rhizosphaerae genome includes a region encoding these proteins:
- a CDS encoding phage protein, whose product MSARFSGRSFDTTLFGVYVHVKSATATINDESAVAFTRGVTDGYTDGKVSCDVELEMDLKQFQKIHGAAKKAGSYRDMELQELQFYAHNSEGEDKIELYGVKFVLSDLLNIDSESADKSTRKLKGFVTSPNFVRINGVPYLSQADTNNLIG is encoded by the coding sequence ATGAGTGCCCGTTTTTCCGGTCGTAGCTTTGATACGACACTATTTGGAGTGTATGTCCATGTTAAAAGTGCGACAGCAACAATCAATGATGAGTCGGCCGTTGCCTTTACTCGTGGTGTAACAGACGGTTATACCGACGGTAAAGTCAGCTGTGATGTTGAACTCGAAATGGATCTGAAACAGTTCCAGAAAATTCATGGCGCAGCAAAAAAAGCCGGCAGCTACCGCGATATGGAACTGCAGGAGCTTCAGTTCTATGCCCATAACAGTGAAGGCGAAGATAAAATCGAACTGTACGGTGTGAAGTTCGTCCTTTCCGATCTACTTAATATCGATTCAGAAAGTGCCGATAAATCGACTCGTAAACTGAAAGGTTTTGTCACCAGCCCGAACTTTGTCAGGATCAATGGTGTGCCTTATCTGTCTCAGGCCGATACAAATAATCTCATTGGCTAA
- a CDS encoding putative phage tail assembly chaperone yields MTKAAFTIKPVVVTIGETDFTFKPTVNDANNYTNHVSMDSKVEPARTYLERTVDDAQKSELVELMNTVPGLVMEVFSLVHESSKGGISITLKN; encoded by the coding sequence ATGACTAAAGCTGCTTTTACCATTAAACCGGTTGTTGTCACGATTGGTGAAACTGATTTTACGTTTAAACCGACAGTGAATGATGCCAACAACTATACCAACCATGTGTCGATGGACAGCAAAGTTGAACCGGCACGGACTTATCTTGAGCGTACCGTTGATGATGCACAGAAAAGTGAACTGGTTGAACTGATGAATACGGTTCCCGGCCTGGTGATGGAAGTCTTCAGTTTGGTGCATGAATCTTCCAAAGGCGGGATTTCAATTACCCTAAAAAACTAA
- a CDS encoding DUF6890 family protein translates to MKRIETNGLEQALTLRRYYFPDGEDEPQELARALWLDQHEKERMEVAVMSAVARLFNHR, encoded by the coding sequence GTGAAGCGCATTGAAACCAATGGGTTGGAACAAGCGCTCACCCTGCGGCGATATTACTTTCCCGACGGAGAGGATGAACCGCAAGAGTTAGCAAGGGCGCTCTGGCTCGATCAACATGAGAAAGAGCGCATGGAAGTCGCGGTTATGAGTGCAGTTGCGAGGTTATTTAATCACCGATGA
- a CDS encoding phage tail protein, producing MIDKLTQPLTGVVDQINQIVQTASSDFDKVKSSASDVIQTFTEMGTSLEPVLTMDWDVGGIDSLEDVGRILEHVSAASSEILSLGLGSQLVQVFKDAEGGINKFADNLDQGIDKVIETFDLAKAKVKDFSGAAKAQFSAVSQRTQNFIQAGKGLTTSFSSAGVKGFASVAKAQFAALSQRTQSFLSHVKNIGTAFSAGGLKNGVKNLAASVNQQLSGISRRAAGLSDMGGRVQQFLGPISSSLDNVKNSLSQGMGEGIAKVTALGEKFPFLAGGTEFVVAGMTSLDGVMKSASGTLGGVQSALTFVSDSVGTFQSVMGSASEVITSFQSVMGAMSNVMTTFGRLIPSVSSVMAVMASPITWVVLGIAALIATVYLIIKYWDDLVAAFSKVWIFQQIGQLFGWLGKQWEKFTSYLSDTGVMSILMNIYSGFVTAFSGIGSVISGIASVIGSTFSLIFSPIRVAFKLVQSFLTLLVDGPAAAMGVLMEIPNIFTGIADSFSAAFHSITEGIQTYIDGVLNVFKSIGSGISWIASKLGISIGNDDAEKTEQHVSTEARASENIQKQVQSVSRGSESSRSSEKRVIAETRTTENIQKQVQPVTQTSASVNEPSAGSDSVMAYKRQQNTLPSGMVQNMTSTQSQQVSEVKRFGDIYITAPNGLTPDQLAEWDEINVG from the coding sequence ATGATTGATAAGTTGACTCAGCCTTTGACCGGTGTTGTTGACCAAATCAATCAGATTGTCCAAACCGCCAGTAGCGATTTTGACAAGGTAAAATCCAGTGCCTCAGATGTCATCCAGACGTTTACTGAAATGGGAACATCACTTGAACCTGTATTGACGATGGATTGGGATGTCGGAGGTATCGACTCTCTGGAAGATGTCGGTCGCATTCTTGAGCATGTTTCTGCAGCATCGAGCGAGATACTCTCGCTCGGTCTCGGGAGTCAACTGGTCCAAGTATTTAAAGATGCTGAAGGAGGGATCAATAAATTTGCTGACAATCTCGATCAGGGGATAGATAAGGTTATCGAAACATTTGATCTGGCGAAAGCCAAGGTCAAAGATTTTTCCGGTGCTGCCAAAGCGCAATTTTCGGCGGTGTCACAACGAACACAGAATTTCATTCAGGCTGGTAAGGGACTGACTACCTCGTTTTCGAGTGCTGGGGTCAAGGGATTTGCCAGTGTTGCCAAGGCGCAATTTGCAGCCCTGTCTCAACGAACCCAATCTTTTCTCAGTCATGTGAAAAATATTGGCACAGCCTTTTCTGCCGGTGGGCTGAAAAATGGTGTCAAGAATCTTGCGGCGTCAGTGAATCAGCAATTGTCCGGCATTTCACGAAGAGCCGCTGGATTGTCTGACATGGGCGGGCGAGTACAACAGTTTCTGGGACCTATTTCTTCCTCGCTTGATAATGTTAAAAATAGTCTCTCTCAGGGGATGGGAGAAGGCATTGCTAAAGTCACCGCGTTAGGTGAAAAGTTTCCTTTTCTTGCTGGCGGCACAGAGTTTGTTGTTGCCGGTATGACATCGCTTGATGGGGTCATGAAATCGGCTTCCGGTACTTTAGGTGGTGTACAAAGTGCATTAACTTTTGTTTCCGATTCTGTTGGTACATTTCAAAGTGTTATGGGATCGGCCTCCGAGGTGATCACCTCGTTTCAAAGTGTCATGGGAGCTATGTCAAATGTGATGACCACGTTTGGCCGTTTGATTCCCAGCGTATCGAGTGTAATGGCGGTCATGGCCAGTCCGATTACATGGGTTGTTTTAGGAATCGCGGCACTGATTGCGACGGTCTACCTGATTATTAAATATTGGGACGATCTGGTTGCCGCTTTCTCAAAAGTCTGGATTTTCCAACAAATTGGGCAATTGTTTGGTTGGCTTGGAAAGCAATGGGAGAAGTTTACATCATATCTTTCTGACACCGGTGTCATGAGTATATTGATGAACATATACAGTGGATTTGTCACTGCTTTTTCTGGGATTGGTTCGGTGATTAGCGGCATTGCCAGCGTGATAGGTAGTACATTCAGCCTGATATTTTCACCCATTCGGGTTGCGTTCAAGCTGGTTCAGTCATTCTTGACGTTACTCGTTGATGGTCCTGCTGCTGCGATGGGCGTGTTAATGGAAATTCCAAATATCTTCACTGGCATTGCGGATTCTTTTTCAGCAGCGTTTCATTCCATTACAGAAGGGATTCAAACTTATATTGATGGCGTGTTGAATGTATTTAAATCGATCGGATCTGGTATCTCTTGGATAGCCAGTAAGCTCGGTATTTCAATTGGTAATGATGACGCTGAAAAAACTGAACAACATGTATCAACGGAGGCTCGAGCATCTGAGAATATTCAGAAACAGGTTCAGTCGGTGAGTCGGGGCTCGGAATCAAGCCGCTCATCCGAGAAGCGTGTCATAGCGGAAACGCGAACGACAGAGAACATTCAGAAACAGGTTCAACCTGTTACCCAAACATCGGCGTCCGTCAACGAACCTTCAGCCGGGAGTGATTCGGTCATGGCTTACAAACGTCAACAGAACACTTTGCCTTCCGGCATGGTGCAAAACATGACCAGTACGCAAAGCCAACAGGTGAGTGAAGTGAAACGCTTCGGTGACATTTACATCACTGCACCGAATGGTTTAACGCCGGATCAACTAGCAGAATGGGATGAAATCAATGTCGGATAA
- a CDS encoding DUF2590 family protein, whose product MSDKQYIDIKVVDGGWDMDAGQQPTLCSDAYSIAQDVKHAIMESGLARELQAERNPVLRANVLLQIEQIAENDPRIIPGTATVTGDVSGTVGLSAQAYDSEGVINTEVNI is encoded by the coding sequence ATGTCGGATAAACAGTATATCGATATCAAAGTCGTCGATGGTGGTTGGGATATGGATGCCGGGCAGCAGCCAACCCTTTGTAGCGATGCTTACAGCATCGCGCAGGATGTCAAGCATGCCATCATGGAATCCGGTTTAGCCAGAGAGCTTCAGGCTGAACGAAATCCAGTATTGCGCGCCAATGTGCTGCTGCAAATTGAACAAATTGCGGAAAACGATCCCCGGATTATTCCGGGGACAGCCACCGTAACCGGAGATGTCTCCGGTACCGTCGGGCTCTCTGCTCAGGCATATGACAGCGAGGGCGTTATCAATACAGAGGTGAACATATGA
- a CDS encoding baseplate J/gp47 family protein: MSNRPQADFLTILAESGVPLSEQALEEQLKKEVSAAGSLLSNDSEMSPFWRWVRAAVVKPALWMTRTLLVTHVMPNMFVATAERWALELKAWELNVEPKQAVKTQGYLTMTKENINDEVLVERGVFVQTLAIEGVVYRVKVTEDTVIPGGLASGQVPVEAEQAGVAYNLPAGYLNILPTEVPGIVSVVNDAGWITRLGANEESDEELALRLQNAFTGSGEWHINDVYRSIIASVAGIRSDNIFFRNTGDISPGTAEALILVEVGETPQSIIETLNDYIMNQGHHGHGDVLTCKPIPETRHDVIADVVLAKNLTVAQMAETLQEVRDRIRAAFRETKAYDEMTRAAPQSRFSISRMATEIHNNMANVKSVRITLDGEIQEDIVSGYTQPRLKSLTVGELADE; encoded by the coding sequence ATGAGTAACAGACCCCAAGCCGATTTTTTAACTATTCTGGCGGAATCCGGCGTTCCGCTGAGCGAACAGGCATTAGAAGAGCAACTGAAAAAGGAAGTGTCTGCGGCTGGCAGTCTATTGTCGAATGATTCTGAAATGTCACCGTTTTGGCGCTGGGTCCGGGCGGCGGTGGTCAAACCCGCGTTATGGATGACCCGCACGCTTTTGGTCACACATGTGATGCCGAATATGTTCGTGGCAACTGCGGAGCGTTGGGCCTTAGAGCTGAAGGCGTGGGAACTGAATGTTGAACCGAAACAAGCGGTAAAAACGCAGGGTTATCTGACGATGACCAAAGAGAATATCAATGATGAAGTGCTGGTCGAACGTGGCGTGTTTGTGCAGACTCTGGCCATTGAGGGCGTCGTGTACCGAGTCAAGGTCACTGAAGATACGGTGATCCCTGGCGGGCTGGCCAGCGGACAAGTTCCCGTTGAGGCTGAACAGGCGGGTGTAGCTTATAACCTGCCTGCAGGCTACCTCAATATTCTGCCGACCGAGGTTCCGGGGATTGTTTCTGTGGTCAATGATGCCGGGTGGATTACCCGACTAGGTGCCAATGAAGAGTCTGACGAAGAGCTCGCATTAAGGCTGCAAAACGCCTTTACCGGCTCCGGCGAGTGGCATATTAACGATGTTTACCGGTCAATTATTGCCAGTGTTGCGGGTATTCGCAGTGACAACATTTTCTTCCGCAATACTGGCGATATCTCACCGGGGACCGCAGAAGCCCTGATTCTGGTGGAAGTGGGAGAAACACCGCAGTCGATTATTGAAACACTGAATGACTACATCATGAATCAGGGTCATCACGGTCATGGCGATGTGCTGACCTGTAAGCCGATTCCTGAGACGCGTCATGATGTGATTGCCGATGTGGTGCTGGCAAAAAATCTGACAGTTGCGCAGATGGCAGAAACGCTTCAGGAAGTCAGAGATCGGATTCGGGCCGCATTTCGTGAAACCAAAGCGTATGACGAAATGACCCGTGCAGCTCCCCAGAGCCGGTTCAGTATCTCCCGTATGGCGACGGAGATTCACAACAACATGGCTAACGTGAAATCTGTGCGCATCACGCTTGATGGTGAGATTCAGGAAGATATCGTCAGTGGCTATACGCAGCCACGTTTAAAATCTTTAACGGTTGGGGAATTAGCAGATGAGTGA
- a CDS encoding phage tail protein — MSDQNAPQMEEIVIPWWEDGETTSETVKEPYFLTRGVTAFLNKIRSGLLFPLQQIDALTCHESLLNLLAWDRDIQRFAGEPLSLFRTRVKYAAINAKDAGSVAGFKRIFARLGIGIVDFKERQDPVEWDVCLIQLTDSDISMNTRLLQTLIRQYGRTCRRYRFQIVYPSSVTLAANGFHQTFALYSASL, encoded by the coding sequence ATGAGTGATCAAAATGCACCTCAAATGGAAGAGATCGTGATTCCGTGGTGGGAAGACGGTGAAACAACGTCAGAGACGGTGAAAGAACCTTATTTTCTGACCCGGGGCGTAACCGCTTTCCTGAATAAAATTCGTTCAGGTTTGCTGTTTCCGTTACAGCAGATTGATGCGCTGACCTGCCATGAATCCTTGCTGAACTTACTGGCTTGGGATCGTGATATTCAGCGCTTTGCCGGAGAACCGTTGAGTCTGTTTCGAACACGGGTGAAGTATGCGGCGATTAATGCCAAAGATGCCGGCAGTGTGGCGGGGTTCAAACGCATTTTTGCCCGGTTGGGTATCGGCATTGTTGATTTTAAAGAACGACAAGATCCTGTCGAGTGGGATGTCTGTCTCATCCAGTTAACCGACAGTGATATCTCGATGAATACCCGGTTACTCCAGACATTGATTCGTCAGTACGGTCGCACCTGTCGTCGTTACCGTTTCCAAATTGTCTATCCGTCCTCGGTGACACTGGCTGCCAACGGATTTCATCAAACTTTTGCACTATATAGTGCTTCACTATAA
- a CDS encoding tail fiber protein has product MSQVAIPFAFESYLQDRLLNGLAPDMNEVIFAYLPDLDPEQVIDRNLGLPAPTYWVYRQDVTQKAKLNDDSVAYSVVIPSEVETFTFNAIYLHDKQTADSCGLVVHKTAETKEPGMSSVRTCVQQYTGAARAAKINVTPESWQIDYHARLYGMDDDLRLACFDLFGAASFFADGFLVTQSGSDYLCQQGIGYVAGLRCVNQQQVQLPDAQAGSKIYLDVSWQGQVVSRWATRWTLVVSATSITDYTEDGIQHYVAPIAQIEADGRVTDLRHLGLDENKLPDATITTKGAVIRATDIDVLNGRGSDILSAEQLKAAMSQFGLFGSAYNLGDVVEHSAFDSAPHGLIAFTSRLPLNNDINVAWQGVKSTYGPAYTIIAASNNAGDPKLVFYHSTRNQWSELQQVDSSASLCPIGVPQPWPTDTAPAGWAIMKGQAFDTKAYPVLAALYTDGVLPDMRGLAIVGKKDEESVLSYEADQVKNHGHPDSSVTSTDLGGRNTNGGGDHEHYLFRSGNSAPQTGASNLSSGNYAASGTGPSKIYEGYNIMATGNVSNVGRSSRSPQHIHSMSIGSHAHSVAITAFGATQNTIKNRKFNWIVRLA; this is encoded by the coding sequence ATGAGTCAAGTTGCAATTCCTTTCGCGTTTGAAAGTTATCTGCAAGATCGACTGCTCAACGGTCTGGCACCGGATATGAATGAGGTGATCTTTGCCTATCTGCCAGACTTGGATCCGGAGCAGGTGATTGATCGCAATTTAGGGCTACCCGCACCAACTTACTGGGTGTACCGGCAGGATGTGACCCAGAAGGCGAAACTGAACGATGATTCAGTCGCCTACTCAGTCGTCATTCCCAGTGAGGTTGAGACATTTACTTTTAATGCGATTTATCTGCATGACAAACAGACTGCGGATTCTTGTGGCCTGGTGGTGCACAAAACTGCGGAAACCAAAGAGCCGGGGATGTCGAGTGTCCGCACTTGCGTGCAGCAATATACCGGTGCCGCAAGGGCAGCCAAGATTAACGTGACCCCTGAGAGCTGGCAGATCGATTATCACGCCCGTTTGTATGGTATGGATGACGACTTACGTTTGGCATGTTTTGACCTGTTCGGAGCGGCATCGTTTTTTGCCGATGGTTTCTTAGTGACGCAATCGGGCAGTGATTATCTCTGCCAGCAGGGAATCGGTTATGTTGCAGGTCTGCGTTGTGTCAATCAACAACAGGTTCAACTCCCTGATGCTCAGGCTGGATCTAAAATTTACTTGGATGTCAGCTGGCAGGGACAAGTTGTCAGCCGCTGGGCAACACGTTGGACGCTCGTTGTGAGTGCAACCTCAATCACCGATTATACGGAAGATGGTATTCAGCATTATGTCGCGCCAATTGCTCAGATTGAAGCGGATGGCCGAGTCACGGATCTGCGGCATTTAGGGCTGGATGAAAACAAGTTGCCGGATGCGACAATAACCACCAAAGGTGCTGTCATTCGGGCAACTGATATTGATGTTCTGAACGGTCGAGGATCCGATATCCTTTCAGCTGAACAATTGAAAGCGGCAATGTCTCAATTTGGTTTGTTTGGTTCAGCCTATAATTTAGGGGATGTTGTTGAGCATTCGGCTTTTGACTCAGCACCACATGGACTGATTGCATTTACATCACGATTACCACTGAATAATGACATCAATGTTGCATGGCAAGGGGTTAAATCAACCTATGGCCCAGCGTATACAATTATTGCTGCTTCAAATAATGCGGGAGATCCAAAACTGGTTTTCTATCATTCGACACGGAATCAATGGTCTGAATTGCAGCAGGTTGATAGTTCGGCCTCTTTATGTCCCATTGGAGTACCCCAACCATGGCCGACAGATACCGCGCCTGCCGGATGGGCGATCATGAAAGGACAGGCGTTTGATACAAAAGCCTATCCCGTACTGGCTGCGTTATATACAGACGGGGTTTTACCGGATATGCGCGGGTTGGCGATTGTCGGTAAGAAAGATGAGGAATCTGTGCTTTCTTATGAAGCGGATCAGGTGAAAAACCATGGACACCCTGACTCATCCGTTACCAGTACCGATTTAGGAGGTAGAAATACTAATGGTGGGGGCGATCATGAGCATTACTTGTTTAGAAGTGGTAACTCTGCACCTCAGACAGGTGCATCGAACTTGTCATCAGGTAATTATGCTGCTTCGGGGACAGGACCAAGTAAAATCTATGAAGGGTATAATATTATGGCGACGGGCAATGTATCTAACGTTGGCAGATCGAGTCGCTCCCCACAACATATACACTCTATGTCTATTGGTTCACACGCACATAGTGTTGCAATTACCGCATTCGGTGCAACTCAGAACACTATCAAAAATAGGAAATTCAATTGGATCGTGAGGTTGGCATAA
- a CDS encoding phage tail-collar fiber domain-containing protein, translating to MSQVVIPLEFERYLQDRLVNGLAPDMNEMIFAYLPDLDPEQDIDRNLGLPDPSYWVHQQEITQKAKLHNDAVIYSVVIPGDVEVFTFNAIYLHDKHTAHSCGLAVHKIAETKEPEMSSIRSCVQQYSGAATAADIHVTPESWQIDYQARLYGMDDDLRLACFDLFGAASFLADGFRVKSVDGKYICEAGTGYVAGLRCVNLSQTDIAGVVPDCGVYLDVSWQGEVRSRWTSQWKITASNTVLTDYVVDGVQHYVTQIARIETDGRVTDRRHLGLDEHNLPDATTLSKGAVVLASDAQVNAGQGAGVVSPQQLKQALGRFGLFGKAATFNDFDTQVNTGFFTASSTVLSPPIASTDGWFLTVLRGSDNYLHQTAHDASAVNRTFTRAKAAGVWSPWVQMTTGNDIQRSFVGMIADFQIAAPKPGWLNANGGEVSRTTDAILWQYAQDAELIIEQATKDADPMKYAAYFGDGDGSTTFTLPNFHLGHFRRGTPSGVTHGTTQGDAIRNIWGGFTTNNGWMFTGAQGAFVRTGGIMNLANATTNAGTSMVSPALEFHASNIVPTSTENRPYTVNIAVKIFRGWL from the coding sequence ATGAGTCAAGTTGTTATTCCTCTGGAATTTGAACGCTATTTGCAAGATCGGCTGGTCAATGGACTGGCTCCGGATATGAACGAGATGATCTTTGCTTATCTGCCGGATTTGGATCCGGAACAAGACATTGATCGCAATCTGGGGCTGCCGGATCCGTCTTACTGGGTACATCAACAGGAGATTACCCAGAAGGCCAAACTCCACAATGATGCAGTCATCTATTCGGTGGTGATTCCCGGCGATGTTGAGGTATTTACCTTTAATGCGATTTATTTACATGACAAACATACCGCACATTCCTGTGGTTTGGCGGTGCACAAAATCGCTGAAACCAAAGAGCCGGAGATGTCGAGCATCCGTTCTTGTGTGCAGCAATACTCCGGTGCTGCAACTGCAGCGGATATTCATGTCACTCCGGAGAGTTGGCAGATCGATTATCAGGCCCGTTTGTATGGTATGGATGACGATTTACGTTTGGCATGTTTTGATCTGTTTGGTGCAGCTTCATTCTTAGCGGATGGTTTTCGGGTTAAGTCTGTTGATGGGAAATATATCTGTGAAGCCGGAACGGGATATGTGGCAGGGCTGCGTTGTGTCAATCTCAGCCAGACTGACATCGCTGGTGTCGTGCCAGATTGCGGGGTTTATCTCGATGTGAGCTGGCAGGGTGAAGTACGAAGCCGTTGGACAAGCCAGTGGAAAATCACTGCCAGTAATACAGTTTTGACGGATTATGTTGTCGACGGTGTTCAGCATTATGTCACGCAAATTGCCCGGATCGAAACGGACGGCCGGGTGACGGATCGCCGTCATCTGGGGCTGGATGAACATAATCTTCCCGATGCAACAACCTTGTCAAAAGGGGCGGTTGTTTTAGCGAGCGATGCACAAGTGAATGCCGGCCAGGGCGCTGGCGTGGTATCACCGCAGCAGTTAAAGCAGGCATTGGGACGATTCGGCCTGTTTGGCAAAGCTGCAACGTTTAACGATTTTGATACTCAGGTAAATACCGGTTTTTTCACCGCATCATCCACAGTGCTAAGTCCACCAATTGCAAGCACCGATGGTTGGTTCTTAACCGTATTACGTGGCAGTGATAACTATCTACACCAAACGGCTCATGATGCATCTGCGGTAAACCGAACATTTACCCGGGCGAAAGCGGCAGGTGTCTGGAGTCCGTGGGTTCAAATGACGACTGGGAATGATATCCAGCGCAGCTTTGTCGGGATGATCGCTGATTTTCAAATCGCCGCGCCGAAGCCCGGCTGGTTGAATGCCAACGGAGGCGAAGTTTCCCGCACCACTGATGCAATTTTGTGGCAATACGCCCAAGATGCCGAGCTGATCATTGAGCAGGCAACCAAAGATGCTGACCCGATGAAGTATGCCGCCTATTTCGGTGACGGTGATGGGTCAACTACATTCACTCTGCCGAATTTCCATCTGGGGCATTTCCGGCGTGGAACTCCGTCAGGCGTGACACACGGTACAACGCAAGGGGATGCAATTCGGAATATTTGGGGTGGTTTTACCACAAATAATGGATGGATGTTTACTGGGGCACAAGGGGCATTTGTTAGGACTGGGGGGATAATGAATCTTGCGAATGCAACAACGAATGCGGGAACATCAATGGTTAGCCCTGCTCTTGAATTTCATGCATCCAATATTGTACCGACATCAACCGAAAACCGCCCCTATACCGTCAATATTGCTGTGAAAATTTTCAGAGGATGGCTATAA
- a CDS encoding phage tail-collar fiber domain-containing protein: protein MSQVVIPLEFERYLQDRIINGLAPDMNEMIFAYIPGLDPEQPVDRNQGLPDPSYWVYQQDVTQQAKLNDDAIIYSLVIAGDVKKFTFNAIYLHDKKTANSCGLVVHKMTETKEPEMSSVRSCVQQYSGAASIAKIHVTPESWQIDYQARLYGIDDDLRLACWDLFGDASFLGNGFQVKASDGGYQCSPGVGYVGGLRCVNDALTTLSNVQAGDGIYLDVSWQGDVLSRWATQWKLVVSATPLTDYVDHGTQHYVTQIAAVKASGSVTDLRHLGIDESKLPNATTTRKGVVALATDGNVKTGKGTGVISPRQLKQALDQFGGFGQPVDLGMITDNTALDSAPMGFISFASALPFDPDAVAVAWQGIKVASDDETYDGAYTVIVCSNNAESPPMMAFYHSTKNQWSAVLTNINAQFAPYQPDRVYRTGDVCTTYDSGTGERKFWQMYAGPNMTCLGKNPDDPLNRHDGWSDSSAPFWWIPYGGKVGQPFFWLDTTPPEEAVMEINADLPISVYWRLAKAYPHLVTGDTINTGEIRGEFLRVLDQGRGIDAERSINSWQNSSAFVGDGDGYNILVPNLSSAEHKRVLGFEFDKATDSISANFAALNNNDRNAKVITSGAKSLETANITSDFARLRVRNIARPMAIYI from the coding sequence ATGAGTCAGGTTGTGATTCCTTTAGAATTTGAACGTTATCTGCAAGATCGCATTATCAACGGGCTGGCCCCGGATATGAATGAAATGATCTTTGCTTATATCCCTGGTTTAGACCCGGAACAACCAGTCGATCGCAATCAGGGGCTGCCGGATCCGTCGTACTGGGTCTATCAACAAGATGTCACCCAGCAGGCGAAGTTAAATGATGACGCAATCATTTATTCGCTGGTGATCGCCGGTGATGTAAAAAAATTTACATTTAATGCGATTTATCTGCATGACAAAAAGACCGCCAATTCTTGTGGGTTGGTGGTGCACAAAATGACGGAAACTAAAGAGCCGGAGATGTCGAGTGTTCGTTCCTGCGTGCAGCAATATTCAGGGGCGGCCTCGATTGCGAAGATTCACGTGACGCCGGAAAGCTGGCAGATCGATTATCAAGCCCGCTTGTATGGTATCGATGACGACTTACGTTTGGCATGTTGGGATCTGTTTGGGGATGCATCATTTCTTGGTAATGGATTTCAGGTTAAAGCGTCAGATGGTGGTTATCAGTGTTCTCCCGGTGTCGGATATGTGGGCGGATTACGTTGTGTGAATGACGCATTAACAACGCTCTCCAACGTGCAGGCTGGGGATGGCATCTATCTGGATGTGAGTTGGCAAGGGGATGTGCTGAGCCGTTGGGCAACACAGTGGAAACTAGTGGTGAGTGCGACACCTTTAACCGACTATGTGGATCACGGAACACAACACTATGTAACACAGATTGCCGCAGTGAAAGCGAGTGGCAGTGTGACCGATCTGAGACATTTAGGGATTGATGAGAGCAAGCTTCCCAACGCGACCACAACGAGAAAAGGGGTGGTGGCTCTGGCGACTGACGGCAATGTCAAAACTGGCAAAGGCACCGGTGTGATCTCTCCGCGGCAGTTGAAACAAGCGTTGGATCAGTTCGGGGGATTTGGTCAGCCTGTCGATTTGGGCATGATTACTGATAATACTGCGCTGGATAGTGCACCGATGGGATTTATATCCTTTGCTTCGGCTTTACCGTTTGATCCGGACGCGGTGGCAGTTGCATGGCAGGGTATTAAAGTGGCCTCAGATGATGAAACTTATGATGGTGCCTATACGGTGATCGTATGTTCAAATAATGCAGAATCACCACCGATGATGGCATTTTATCATTCAACTAAAAATCAATGGTCTGCAGTTCTGACGAACATTAATGCTCAATTTGCACCATATCAACCCGATCGCGTTTATCGAACAGGGGATGTTTGTACAACTTATGATTCTGGAACCGGAGAACGAAAATTCTGGCAAATGTACGCAGGTCCGAACATGACTTGTTTAGGGAAAAACCCAGATGATCCATTAAATCGACATGATGGATGGTCCGATTCGTCAGCCCCATTCTGGTGGATTCCGTATGGCGGGAAAGTGGGACAGCCCTTTTTCTGGCTTGACACGACGCCGCCAGAAGAAGCGGTCATGGAGATAAATGCGGATTTACCAATTTCTGTCTATTGGCGTTTAGCCAAAGCATATCCACACTTGGTGACCGGAGATACGATTAATACAGGGGAAATACGAGGGGAATTTCTGAGAGTACTTGATCAAGGACGAGGTATTGATGCTGAGCGTAGTATTAACTCATGGCAAAATTCCTCAGCATTTGTAGGAGATGGTGATGGTTATAATATTTTAGTTCCTAATCTTAGTTCTGCCGAACATAAAAGAGTTTTGGGTTTTGAATTTGATAAAGCAACTGATTCAATATCAGCGAATTTTGCTGCGCTTAATAATAATGATCGAAATGCAAAAGTGATCACTTCTGGGGCAAAAAGTCTGGAGACAGCGAATATAACATCAGATTTCGCTCGGTTAAGAGTCCGCAATATCGCTCGTCCAATGGCTATTTACATATAG